The Phormidium yuhuli AB48 DNA window TGACTACCAAGACGGAATCGCCAAAACCGGTATTGTCGCTGTGATTGACGGCCAGCAACCAGGCCCCGTCCTGGGGATTCGGGCCGACATGGATGCCCTTCCCATCCAAGAAGAAAACGAGGTTCCCTATAAATCCCGTCATGACGGCAAAATGCACGCCTGTGGCCATGATGGTCATACCGCTATTGCCCTGGGAACCGCCTATTACCTCAGCCAACATCGGGACTTTCCCGGAACCGTGAAACTAATTTTTCAACCGGCCGAAGAGGGGCCCGGCGGTGCTAAACCTATGATTGAAGCCGGAGTGCTGAAAAATCCTGATGTGGATGCAATTGTCGGACTCCATCTCTGGAATAACCTGCCCCTAGGGACCGTAGGGGTTCGTCCAGGAGCCTTGATGGGAGCCGTGGAACTGTTCCGGGCTAAGATTCTGGGCAAAGGGGGTCATGGAGCCATGCCCCATCAAACCGTGGATGCGATCGTCGTGGGGGCCCAGGTTGTTAACGCGCTCCAAGCCATTGTTGCCCGCAATGTCGATCCCATCAACGCTGCCGTCGTCACCGTCGGCGAGTTTCACAGTGGTTCTGCTTTGAATGTTATTGCTGATACAGCGGAATTGGGGGGAACTGTACGTTACTTTAAACCAGAATATGCTGGCTTTTTCGGTCGTCGCATCGAAGAAACCCTAGCTGGAGTCACCCAGGCCTATGGGGCACGTTATCAACTCAACTATTGGGAATTGTATCCCGCCACTATCAACGACCCTCAGATGGCAAAACTGGTGGGTTCTGTTGCTGAGCGTGTCATTGAAACCCCAGCCGGGGTAGTTCCCAACTGTCAGACGATGGGGGGAGAGGACATGTCCTTTTTCCTGCAAGCTGTCCCCGGTTGTTACTTCTTTCTCGGTTCTGCCAACCCTGACAAACGCCTCCACTACCCCCATCACCATCCCCGCTTCGACTTCGATGAAACCGCCTTGGCTATGGGGGTGGAGATATTTGTCCGTTGTCTGGAGAAGTTTTTGGAAGACGGCGGCTACCCGTCTTAATGAGTCACCTCTTGTACATCTGCTGTCCGACCGTCAAGTTGAGTCTGAATACAGGGAATTTCTAGTACAAATTCCGTGCCCTGTCCGGGATATGAGGAACAAACGAGAGAGCCATCATGTTTATCGACCACAATGGAGTAGGCGATCGCCAGGCCCATTCCTGTCCCCTTACCAATAGGTTTTGTCGTAAAAAAGGGATTAAAAATCTTCTCCCGTACCGACTCCTCAATCCCCGCTCCGTTATCGGCGATGGAGATACGAACGCGGTTGTCAGAAATCTTGGAGGTAGTAATGGTGATCCTTGTCGCTTCAGCACTATCACGTTTGACGTCCAGGGCATCGATGGCATTAGCCAAGAGATTCATAAACACCTGATTGAGTTGCCCAGAATAGCATTCCACTTCTGGTAGGTCTCCATAATTTCGTACAATTTCAATGGCAGGGCTGCTAGAACGAACTTTAATTCGGTTATGGAGAATCATCAACGTGGTATCAATGCCATCATGAATATCCACCTGCTTCAACTCGGCTTCATCAATCCGGGAAAACTTGCGTAAACTCAGAACAATTTCTCGAATGCGCTCAGCGCCGACTTGCATCGATTTTAGAAGTTTTGGCAAATCTTCAATCAAGAAATCTAACTCCAACTCCTGTAAGGTCTCCTGTAACTCCTCATCAGGGTCAGGATATTTATCCTGATAGGTTTGGATAATTTCCAATAAACTTGCGATGTACTCATTGGCATGGCTCAGGTTACCAAAAATGAAATTCACTGGGTTGTTAATTTCATGGGCTACTCCAGCCACCAGCTGCCCCAAGCTCGACATTTTTTCGCTCTGAATCAACTGAACTTGAGCTGTTTGTAACTCTTGAATCGCCTGATTGAGTTTAGCGGTTCGTTCAGTGACTCGTTGTTCTAGTAATGAGTTTTGCTCAGCCAACTCCTGCCCAATAAAATAGAGCCTGAGATGAAGGCGAACCCGAGCTAATACCTCTTCCTGCTGAAATGGTTTTGTGATGTAGTCAACAGCCCCCAAGGACAGTCCCTTAACCTTATCCACAGTATCAGCTAAAGCACTGGTGAAGATGATAGGAATATCTTTAGTTTGAGGATTATCCTTGATTCGACGGCAGGTTTCAAAGCCATCAATTCCCGGCATCATAATATCCAGCAAAATCAAATGAGGGGGGGCGTAGTTAACCTTATCGATGGCACTGTAGCCATCTTGAGCGACTAAAACCTCAAACCCCGAACTGTCCAAGAAGTCGGATAAAACATCCAAGTTAGCAGGGTTGTCATCAACGATCAGAATAGTTCCGTGGTCAAGCTGTTGTGAGTTCATACCGAGCTAAATACTATTAAGTGGTAGAAGAGGACTTAGAATGATTAACAACCGGTGGCATCCAGTCGGTGAATCGTTCTGGCGTAACCAAGAAACTCACCGCCTCTTCGGGGGGAAGTGGGGGAGAGAACAAATAGCCCTGGGCCAGTTCACAGCCCATGGCCCGTATAAGGGCTAACTGCATGGGGGTTTCAACCCCTTCAGCAACGGCATCCATACCCAGGGCATGGGCTAGGGTGATAATGGTATGAACGATCTCATTGCCATTATCGGCGATACCATTCGACTTCTCTTGTAAACGAGCAACAAAGGCTTTGTCAATCTTTAGGGTGTCAACCGGGAACTCGTGCAGGCGGCTTAAAGATGAGTATTCCGTGCCGAAATCATCGATACAGAGGGATAAGCCCAATTCTTGAAGCTGACGCAGGATGTCAAATACTTGGGCATTACTTTGCAGCAAACAGGTTTCTGTGATTTCGAGTTTGATACAGCCTTTCGGGAGCTGTACTCTCTTTAGGGTAGTTTCAATAAATTCAACGAGCTGGGGCTGCATCAATTGAATGGTTGACAAGTTGACATTTAAACTCAAATCTTTGAGATCAGGAAATTGCGATCGCCAATGAGATAACTGTCGACAAGACTCAAGAAAAACCCAACTTCCTAATTGATGAATCAAGCCAATTTCTTCACTAATTGGTATAAAACTAACTGGAGAAATCAATCCTTTTTGGGGATGATGCCAACGCAAGAGGGCTTCAAAGCCTTGGATGGTTCCAGTCTTGAGACAAATAAGGGGTTGATAGCATAACTTAAATTCATTAATAACATCACGGGTGATTGACTCAAAATTTTCCCAGTCTTGCTGAAGTACAATGCCATGTTCCACAGCATGACGTAACTCATTTTCTAACTCTAGGCGCAATTGAGCTCGCGCTTGCATTGTAGGATTAAAAATGGCATATCGACCCCGTCCCTCATGTTTGGCTTGATACATGGCAATGTCCGCATCTCGCAAGATGTCTTCATAATTGGAGTAATTTGATTTTTTTAAAGCAATGCCAATACTCGCATTCGTAAAAACTTCATAATTTTGGGATAAGTAAAACGGTAAGGAAAACTGCTTTTGAACTCGTCGCGTTATTTTTAATACTTCCTCTAGGTCAGACACATTTTCCAAAAGAATAACGAACTCATCTCCTCCTAAACGAGAGACAGTACGTAGCCCCGGATTAAAACAGTCATGGTTGATAACATCCCAGTTTTGAGAGGTATGCTCAACGGCATCAAGAAGCCGTTGAGCCACCGCTTTTAATAAGGCATCTCCAGCTAAGTGACCGAGACTATCATTGATGACTTTGAAGCGATCGAGGTCAAGAAATAAGACAGCAAACTCTGACGCATGTTCTGAATCGTTAATTAGATGATTAAGGCGATTCATTAACCACACGCGATTAGTTAATCCCGTCAAAGAATCATGTAAGGCATCATAGGCAAGCTGCTGTTCCCGTTTTTCTAGCTCTTGTTGAGTTGTTTGTAGTTGATTAATGGTCTCTTGTAACTCATGGGTGCGATCGTCCACAAGCTTTTCTAATTGCTGATTCTGAGAGGTGAGAGAGTCTGTTAGACTGCGTAGTTCTAGATGGAGTTGGACTCGCGATAAAACAACATCTTCGTAAAAAGGTTTAGGAATATAGTCAACAGCACCTAATTCTAGTCCCAGAACTTGATGCTCAATATCTGATAATGCCGTCATGAAAATGATAGGAATTGCCGCTGTTGCTGAATTATCCTTCAGCCGGCGACAGGTTTCAAAGCCATCAATTCCTGGCATCATGACATCTAAACAAATCAGGGCAGGAGGTGCATACTGGGCTCGTTCAATTGCACTTTCACCATCCCGGGCAACTAAGACTTCATACCCATACCGCTCTAAAAGGTTTGAGAGAACCTCTAAATTTGCGGGATCATCATCCACAATTAAAATCGATTGGGTAGTTGTAGAAATTGCATTCATCAGGACTTTTAGTTTAGGATCGATTGAGTAACTGCAAAATAGCTTTATCTTGATACCTACGAGCCAGTTGTTTCAGATGTTTTGAAAACTGTTGTAAATCTGGATTCTCCTTGACCAACTCATCCGTTGTCTCTAGCAATCGTTTGAGGCTGCCACGTTTTGCCAAATGTATCAGCTGATCAAGTTGTTTGGGATCAGGAAAAATCATGAATTGTGACTCTGCCATGGGTGTAACGCCATCGGTATTATCGAGGTTGGGCTGAGTTGACTCATATACCCATTCCAAATTGAGATACTTGTCGATTTTGTTTAACATCAGCTCCGTATTAATAGGTTTACAAAGAAATTCGTCACAGCCCGCCGCAAAACTGCGATCGCGCTCTTGAATCAAGGTACTTGCGGAGGTTGCAATAATTGGAATCCCAGCTAAAGCCTCATGGGCGCGCACCTGACGGATTAACTCGAAGCCATCCATTCCCGACATTACCAAATCCGTGATGATCAAGTCTGGCTGCTGTTCAATCGCCATGGTCAGGGCCTGTTGTCCGTCCTCAGCTTCGTGAATCTCAAACCCCAAATCTGTTAAAAGTTGCACCAGGGTCAAACGATTCACCGAGGTATCATCGGCAATCAGAAGATGACGACGAAGACCGCGATAGCCCTGACGCACTGCCAAGTTCCCAGGTTCCTGCCCCTTTTCGGGCCACCTAGAGGCTTGGGGTAGCCAGATCTCAAACCAAAAACAACTCCCCTGGCCCAACTCACTCTCAACGGTTAAGGTTCCCCCCATCCGATGGACAATTTTTTGGCTAATGGTCAAGCCTAACCCAGTTCCCTCAGAGCGGTAAGCGGGATCACTGACTTGTTCAAACGGTAGAAAGATACGAGAGACGTGTTCCGAGCTCATACCGATTCCCGTGTCCTGAACCGAAAAGCGAATTTGACAGCGATCGCCCGTGGCTGGAGAAGCCCGCTGCACCAGGGAAATCTTAAAGGTAACAGCTCCGCGTTCCGTAAACTTAATGGCATTGCCCAATACATTAATCAAAACCTGACGCAGACGTTTAGAATCCCCAATCACCCCCTGGGGTAATTCCGGGTCTTTCACACAAACAAAGTCTAATTGCTTCTGTACGGCCTTGAGGTGAAACATCTGTACCACCGTTTCCAGGAAGCTACTGAGGGCAAAGGGATTGTCCACCAGGGTCATTCGTTGGGCTTCTAGCTTGGAAAAATCGAGAATATCCTCAATCAGCGTCAACAAATGAGTCCCACATTGATGAATGACCTGTATCCCATTGGCTAGGGCTGGGGGTAAATTCTCATGACGCTTGAAAATTTGGGTATAGCCAAGAATTCCATTGAGGGGCGTGCGCAACTCATGACTCATATTAGAAATAAACTCACTCTTGGCCCGGTTTGCCAAGTCTGCCGCTTCTTTTGCCTGTCGCAATTCCACTTCAACCCGTTTACGTTCCGTTGAATCAGTCCCCACCCCAAGAATCTCAGACAAACTGCCATCGGGGTTCAGCAGGGCTTGATTGGCCCAGAGAACCCAGACGAGAGTTCCATCGCGGCAGATATGGGAATCCTCCCGGGTCGTCCGACCATCGGGATTATCCTGTAACTCTTGAGCAAACTCTTGCCACTTAAACGTTGTACCGGTTTTGGGTACGAGAATCGAGATGGACTGCCCCAGTAACTCGTTCTTCCCATAGCCAAAAAAGGTTTCCCCATAACTATTGATGAAGGTAATGTCGCCCTCAAGGTTCCAGCGCAGGATAATCGAGTTGGCTGTTTCCACCAACGTCCGGTATTGTTCTTCTCGCTGCCGTAGTTCGAGTTCTGCTCGTTTGCGATCGGTGATATCCCGGATAGCGGCCTGGATGATGGTATGACCCTCCACCTCAATAGCACTCAGACAGACTTCACTTACAAATACGATGCCATCGAGTCGCTGATGAACCCACTCAAAGCGTTGGGGTCCATGTTGAAAGACCCGGTCAATCCAGTTTCGCGCGGCGTCCTCAGAGGACTGACCATCAGGCTGATAAGGCGGTGATAGGCCCCAAGGGGTTAGACCATAAAACTCATCTTTATTCGCCACACCGAACAAGGCCAAGGCCGCGTTGTTACAATCATTAAACCGTCCCTCTTGTAAAAGGGCGATCGCCTCCTGAGTGCCCTCAGCCAAGAGACGATAGCGGGTTTCCGAGCGATGCAATTGGGCCGCAATGGCTTGTCGTTCCTTGACTTCTTGCTCCAGTTCCCGGGTTCGTTCGGTGACGGTGGCTTCTAAGTACAGGTGCGATCGCTCTAAATCCTCACTCATCAGATTAAACGAATCGGCCAAGTCCGCCACTTCTTGGGGTTGCCGCACCTGGACCCGCCGCGACAAGTTTCCCCCAGCTACATCCCGAGCCGCTTGCTGTAACCGTTTTACTGGGGCAGCAATCCAATGAGATACCCACCAGCCTAGGCCTCCTGCTACTGCGATCGCCGCCAGACAAATGATCAGGGTCTGACGACTACTCCCGTCCAAATGGCCTAAAAACCGAGATTCGGGAATCCCCGTTACTAAGAACCAATCGACTCCCCCATTCATCTTAAAAGGAGTGATCTCCACAAAATGAGGGGCATCTCGTAAGGGTAACCGTAAGCTGTACCTGCCCTGAAGCTGATCCCAAGCCCCAAACTCCGTCTCCACCGCTTCCGCAATCCCTTGAATAAAGCGAAACCGACTCTCTCGGGCTCGAGTTTGCGATCGCATCTCCTGAAAAAACTGCTCCTGGCCTGGACTCCCTTCCGCCAAGGATGTTGCCAACAGGTGTCCCTGACGATTCACAAGAAAGGCCTCTGCCCCATAGCTCATATGATCGTGAGTGAGCAACTGATTGAGAGTACTCAATTCCAGAGCCGTCACCATCACCCCCAAGGGATTCTCCCGAGATCCCACTACTTCCGAAAAGGTGATCAGAGAGTTGAGGGGCAATGTTGGAGCAAAGACAACCTCATCCCAACCCGATTCGCCTCGACGTAAGGCATTTTTATAACTCATAATCCCCTGAGGGTTGAACGTCGTCAGAGTTTCCTCCTCTCGAATCTCTTGGCCTAGCTGATCCACCCAAATGGCCCGTAACCGACCATTCCGTTTTTGTAAGGTCAGACTCTCAGCCCCCCGACTTCCCAGGACGGCCATCGTATCGCCATTGGTATTGATAAAGCCGATAGCAGATATCAGAGGAAACGTCTGTAGCTGATGCCACAAAAGAGCCTCAATATAATCCACAGAGGCCGGATCAAGCAGTTGGCTTTCGAGATAACGGCGGTTCAAGTTAGAGACTTGGATCAGTTGTTTGAGATGGGTTTCGAGATCGTGAAGCACCGTCTCACTCATCTGTTGTTGATGGGATTGAGCCATCGACTCACCGGCTAAGCGGCTGTTACGAGCAATCAGCCATCCCGTTAAGCCAACCGCCAAGGCAATTTGTAACGCAAACGGGGCCACTAACACCGCCCGCAGGGGAATTCCGCGACGGGGCTGACGCAGGCGAGCGCGGCGCATGGGGGCAAGGAAGTCCGTGGACTTGGGGGAGAGTTTCATCGTAGGAGAGTCAGCCTTGGCACAAACGTCAGATGTGGAACACTGGAACTAGACCTAGGATTGAGTCTGCGAGGGAGTAGCCCTCCGGGTCTCACAGGTCATTAGAAATCCCTTAGAGTAGATGTCTTCCCAAGCTGAGTGACCTCAGCTTTATAATTTACTCCCACTATACCCCCCTTAGACAGAGACTCAATCCTACGAGTCTAACTCTTTACATTTGACTTAGCGTTTGGCCGTGGAGGTCATCTCAACTGATCCAATAGTTGACCTAACATTTATTCGAGTAGTTGTCAAAAATACCTAAGTTACCAACCCCAACTCCCCTGAATCCCTTTGAAGGGTCCGACAATCTCTTGAGTAATCCAACCGCCGTAAAAGTCACCAGGCTGGGCGTCAACTTGTTCGCCGCGTACATAACAGGCATCCATTTGACTGGCATAAAAACTCACATAACCAGCAATGGCCGCAAATTCCGGAACCGGATTCGGGTAATACCAAGCCGCCTCTCGTGCCACGTTATCCCCCACCTGAACGGTGTAGTAGCGACAAGCCCCCTTCCACTCACAAAAGGTTTGCCGAGGGGAAGATTTTAAAACGTCCATCTGAATATCTTCCGGGGGAAAATAATAAACGGGAGGGTGGCTGGTTTCTAAGACGCGGTAGGCGTTTTCTGTGTCGGCGATTACCTGATCATTAAAGACAATCCAGAGACGGCCGGAAACCGGTTCTAAGCGAGGGGGACGGGGATAATCCCAGACGGATTCTTGTCCCGGTTTCGGTTCAATGCGTTGGGGTCGATTCAACATGAGAGGGCTTCCTGAGGGTCTATTGCACTCTAATTAGGGTAACCAGTCTCATGAGAAATCGCTAGGAGGGAAGCGTTTTCTAGGCGATCGCCGTCTTTCCGGCTAAATAATCCCGCAGTTGTTGTTCATGATCATGACAGAGACAGTCGTAGGGAATCTCCGAGGGATGAAAGGCCCGCACCCCGAGAACCTCCTGAGTATCCTGGGGGTTAAACTCCCCCGTCACCTGGGCCGTCACCACAATAGAAATCGAGTGAATCCGAGGATCGCGATCGGGATGAGAATACACCCCCACTAAACGCCCCAATTGATGCAACTGCAACCCTGTTTCCTCATAGAGTTCTCGCCGCGCCGCCGTCGGGATATCCTCTCCCCAATCAATAATCCCCCCAGGAAGCCCCCAACGGCCCGTATCCCGCCGTTGAATCAACACCAATTTCCCGGCATCCTCCCCCTCAATCAACTCCGCCACCACCGTTGTTCCCGTAATTGGGTGACGAAAAACGATTCCCATGACTGTTTTTACATACCGCCAAATTTGCTGTGCCAACATGAGTTTAATACTTGGGTTTTAGTTATTGATTCTTCGCAACAGCTCTTCAGTCCGCTCAACCCATTGCAGTTGTTGTTGAGCCTGATAGCGATCGCGGGCATATTCTAAGACCTCTCGGGCTTGGGAAGCGTTCCCCCGTTGTAGAAACACCAAACCCGCCCCATAATACGCATTAGCATAACCCGGATTCGCCTCCCGGGAAGCCCGAAACGCTGTTAGGGCCCCATCCAAATCCCCTTCTGATAGTAAAATTGCCCCCAATTGATAATGAGCTTCTGCATAATTTTGATTCAGAGAAATTGCTTGACGTAATGCCGATTTTG harbors:
- a CDS encoding M20 metallopeptidase family protein; its protein translation is MSPLTSLSIPSPAMLHDRLRPEIRALQPQLVQWRRHLHQRPELGFQEQLTSDFIAKKLREWGIDYQDGIAKTGIVAVIDGQQPGPVLGIRADMDALPIQEENEVPYKSRHDGKMHACGHDGHTAIALGTAYYLSQHRDFPGTVKLIFQPAEEGPGGAKPMIEAGVLKNPDVDAIVGLHLWNNLPLGTVGVRPGALMGAVELFRAKILGKGGHGAMPHQTVDAIVVGAQVVNALQAIVARNVDPINAAVVTVGEFHSGSALNVIADTAELGGTVRYFKPEYAGFFGRRIEETLAGVTQAYGARYQLNYWELYPATINDPQMAKLVGSVAERVIETPAGVVPNCQTMGGEDMSFFLQAVPGCYFFLGSANPDKRLHYPHHHPRFDFDETALAMGVEIFVRCLEKFLEDGGYPS
- a CDS encoding sensor histidine kinase: MSSLGQLVAGVAHEINNPVNFIFGNLSHANEYIASLLEIIQTYQDKYPDPDEELQETLQELELDFLIEDLPKLLKSMQVGAERIREIVLSLRKFSRIDEAELKQVDIHDGIDTTLMILHNRIKVRSSSPAIEIVRNYGDLPEVECYSGQLNQVFMNLLANAIDALDVKRDSAEATRITITTSKISDNRVRISIADNGAGIEESVREKIFNPFFTTKPIGKGTGMGLAIAYSIVVDKHDGSLVCSSYPGQGTEFVLEIPCIQTQLDGRTADVQEVTH
- a CDS encoding putative bifunctional diguanylate cyclase/phosphodiesterase: MNAISTTTQSILIVDDDPANLEVLSNLLERYGYEVLVARDGESAIERAQYAPPALICLDVMMPGIDGFETCRRLKDNSATAAIPIIFMTALSDIEHQVLGLELGAVDYIPKPFYEDVVLSRVQLHLELRSLTDSLTSQNQQLEKLVDDRTHELQETINQLQTTQQELEKREQQLAYDALHDSLTGLTNRVWLMNRLNHLINDSEHASEFAVLFLDLDRFKVINDSLGHLAGDALLKAVAQRLLDAVEHTSQNWDVINHDCFNPGLRTVSRLGGDEFVILLENVSDLEEVLKITRRVQKQFSLPFYLSQNYEVFTNASIGIALKKSNYSNYEDILRDADIAMYQAKHEGRGRYAIFNPTMQARAQLRLELENELRHAVEHGIVLQQDWENFESITRDVINEFKLCYQPLICLKTGTIQGFEALLRWHHPQKGLISPVSFIPISEEIGLIHQLGSWVFLESCRQLSHWRSQFPDLKDLSLNVNLSTIQLMQPQLVEFIETTLKRVQLPKGCIKLEITETCLLQSNAQVFDILRQLQELGLSLCIDDFGTEYSSLSRLHEFPVDTLKIDKAFVARLQEKSNGIADNGNEIVHTIITLAHALGMDAVAEGVETPMQLALIRAMGCELAQGYLFSPPLPPEEAVSFLVTPERFTDWMPPVVNHSKSSSTT
- a CDS encoding DUF427 domain-containing protein, translating into MLNRPQRIEPKPGQESVWDYPRPPRLEPVSGRLWIVFNDQVIADTENAYRVLETSHPPVYYFPPEDIQMDVLKSSPRQTFCEWKGACRYYTVQVGDNVAREAAWYYPNPVPEFAAIAGYVSFYASQMDACYVRGEQVDAQPGDFYGGWITQEIVGPFKGIQGSWGW
- a CDS encoding PAS domain S-box protein; its protein translation is MKLSPKSTDFLAPMRRARLRQPRRGIPLRAVLVAPFALQIALAVGLTGWLIARNSRLAGESMAQSHQQQMSETVLHDLETHLKQLIQVSNLNRRYLESQLLDPASVDYIEALLWHQLQTFPLISAIGFINTNGDTMAVLGSRGAESLTLQKRNGRLRAIWVDQLGQEIREEETLTTFNPQGIMSYKNALRRGESGWDEVVFAPTLPLNSLITFSEVVGSRENPLGVMVTALELSTLNQLLTHDHMSYGAEAFLVNRQGHLLATSLAEGSPGQEQFFQEMRSQTRARESRFRFIQGIAEAVETEFGAWDQLQGRYSLRLPLRDAPHFVEITPFKMNGGVDWFLVTGIPESRFLGHLDGSSRQTLIICLAAIAVAGGLGWWVSHWIAAPVKRLQQAARDVAGGNLSRRVQVRQPQEVADLADSFNLMSEDLERSHLYLEATVTERTRELEQEVKERQAIAAQLHRSETRYRLLAEGTQEAIALLQEGRFNDCNNAALALFGVANKDEFYGLTPWGLSPPYQPDGQSSEDAARNWIDRVFQHGPQRFEWVHQRLDGIVFVSEVCLSAIEVEGHTIIQAAIRDITDRKRAELELRQREEQYRTLVETANSIILRWNLEGDITFINSYGETFFGYGKNELLGQSISILVPKTGTTFKWQEFAQELQDNPDGRTTREDSHICRDGTLVWVLWANQALLNPDGSLSEILGVGTDSTERKRVEVELRQAKEAADLANRAKSEFISNMSHELRTPLNGILGYTQIFKRHENLPPALANGIQVIHQCGTHLLTLIEDILDFSKLEAQRMTLVDNPFALSSFLETVVQMFHLKAVQKQLDFVCVKDPELPQGVIGDSKRLRQVLINVLGNAIKFTERGAVTFKISLVQRASPATGDRCQIRFSVQDTGIGMSSEHVSRIFLPFEQVSDPAYRSEGTGLGLTISQKIVHRMGGTLTVESELGQGSCFWFEIWLPQASRWPEKGQEPGNLAVRQGYRGLRRHLLIADDTSVNRLTLVQLLTDLGFEIHEAEDGQQALTMAIEQQPDLIITDLVMSGMDGFELIRQVRAHEALAGIPIIATSASTLIQERDRSFAAGCDEFLCKPINTELMLNKIDKYLNLEWVYESTQPNLDNTDGVTPMAESQFMIFPDPKQLDQLIHLAKRGSLKRLLETTDELVKENPDLQQFSKHLKQLARRYQDKAILQLLNRS
- a CDS encoding NUDIX domain-containing protein, producing the protein MLAQQIWRYVKTVMGIVFRHPITGTTVVAELIEGEDAGKLVLIQRRDTGRWGLPGGIIDWGEDIPTAARRELYEETGLQLHQLGRLVGVYSHPDRDPRIHSISIVVTAQVTGEFNPQDTQEVLGVRAFHPSEIPYDCLCHDHEQQLRDYLAGKTAIA